The following proteins are co-located in the Armatimonadota bacterium genome:
- a CDS encoding hydroxypyruvate isomerase family protein: MPRFSASLSFLFTEVPFMERFQAAYTAGFAAVEYMFPYEHNLEAIAAELSRLQLRQVLFNLPAGDWSRGERGIAALPDRREEFRRGVVQALEAARRLDCPRLNCLVGLRDERYTLAQQWATLVENLRWAAEELGREGRTLLVEAVNTYDVPGFLLSRTGEVLRLLDDVGAPNTALQVDIYHLQRMEGNIVPTLRALLPRIGHIQIADPPERHQPGTGELRFEYILRQLDAMGYEGYVGLEYAPLGTTADSLGWIEAMGYSLTQPAGR, from the coding sequence ATGCCCCGCTTCTCCGCGAGCCTGAGCTTCCTCTTCACCGAGGTGCCGTTCATGGAGCGGTTCCAGGCGGCCTACACGGCCGGCTTTGCGGCGGTGGAGTACATGTTCCCCTACGAGCACAACCTGGAGGCCATCGCCGCCGAGCTGTCGCGGCTCCAGCTCCGGCAGGTCCTCTTCAACCTGCCGGCGGGCGACTGGAGCCGTGGGGAGCGCGGGATTGCCGCCCTCCCCGACCGCCGGGAGGAGTTCCGCCGGGGCGTGGTCCAGGCCCTGGAGGCGGCGCGGCGCCTGGACTGCCCTCGCCTGAACTGCCTCGTGGGGTTGCGGGACGAGCGTTACACTCTGGCGCAGCAATGGGCGACTCTGGTGGAGAACCTGCGGTGGGCGGCGGAGGAGCTGGGCCGGGAGGGACGCACCCTTCTGGTGGAGGCGGTCAACACGTACGACGTCCCCGGGTTCCTCCTGTCGCGCACGGGAGAGGTCCTGCGCCTCCTGGACGATGTGGGCGCTCCCAACACCGCCCTCCAGGTGGACATCTACCACCTCCAGCGCATGGAGGGGAACATCGTGCCCACCCTGCGGGCGCTGCTGCCACGCATCGGGCACATCCAGATCGCCGACCCCCCGGAGCGCCACCAGCCCGGGACGGGGGAGCTGCGCTTCGAGTACATCCTGAGGCAGCTCGACGCCATGGGGTATGAGGGCTACGTGGGGCTCGAATATGCTCCCCTGGGGACGACGGCGGACTCGCTGGGGTGGATCGAGGCCATGGGGTACAGCCTGACCCAGCCGGCGGGGCGCTGA
- a CDS encoding polysaccharide biosynthesis/export family protein: MKGPLWKVAVMAVVIALPLAQALPVLGQQPAVPSDYRLRPGDVIEILVMGEADLTRTVTIRPDGKISYPLLGDVPVAGMTAAEVADSLAALLRKYLRNPVVTVTVTQIRQDRAFVYLLGPGVARPGSYEIQPGWTVMEAIASAGGLAPRANLRRAVLIRRGKADPVPLDLERLVLRGDQSANMAVEPGDIILVPSQQNRVLVLGAVRSPGAYDVDDGARLVDAISLAGGPADRAGIRQIGIIRQGADGKMAVTTVNFERVLRQGDATQNPLLQHGDIVYIPPDTRVNWLDVLSWLTGLRLIQAVFGIPGP; this comes from the coding sequence GTGAAGGGACCGCTGTGGAAGGTGGCCGTGATGGCTGTCGTCATCGCCCTCCCGCTGGCGCAGGCCCTGCCGGTGCTGGGCCAGCAACCGGCCGTGCCGTCGGACTACCGCCTCCGCCCCGGTGATGTGATCGAGATCCTGGTGATGGGCGAGGCGGACCTCACCCGCACGGTGACCATCCGGCCGGACGGGAAGATCAGTTACCCGCTGCTGGGCGACGTCCCCGTGGCGGGGATGACCGCCGCGGAAGTGGCCGACTCTCTGGCCGCGCTCCTGCGCAAGTACCTCCGGAACCCGGTCGTCACCGTTACGGTGACGCAGATCCGACAGGATCGCGCCTTCGTCTACCTCCTGGGTCCGGGGGTGGCCCGTCCGGGATCCTACGAGATCCAGCCCGGCTGGACGGTCATGGAGGCCATCGCCAGCGCCGGGGGGCTGGCCCCCCGTGCCAACCTGCGCCGCGCCGTCCTCATCCGGCGAGGGAAGGCCGACCCCGTGCCGCTCGACCTGGAGCGCCTGGTCCTGCGCGGCGACCAGAGCGCGAACATGGCGGTCGAGCCCGGCGACATCATCCTCGTCCCCAGCCAGCAGAACCGGGTGCTGGTCCTGGGCGCGGTGCGCTCCCCGGGTGCCTATGACGTCGACGACGGCGCCCGCCTGGTGGACGCCATCTCGCTGGCCGGCGGGCCGGCCGACCGGGCCGGCATTCGGCAGATCGGGATCATCCGGCAAGGTGCCGACGGGAAGATGGCCGTGACGACGGTGAACTTCGAGCGCGTCCTGCGCCAGGGTGATGCCACCCAGAACCCGCTCCTGCAGCACGGGGACATCGTCTACATCCCGCCGGACACGCGGGTGAACTGGCTCGACGTACTCTCCTGGCTGACCGGCCTCCGGCTCATCCAGGCGGTCTTCGGGATCCCCGGCCCCTGA
- a CDS encoding transcription termination/antitermination NusG family protein, whose translation MSCAWYAVQTKPRAEERVSRWLRERHHIRVFLPKLAVPKWRRQRRVTVIETLFPSYLFVWMSLDPGPWYAVKWTPGVRAIVTTGEVPVPVPDEAIHFLMDRSVDGGVIPWQPRYPAGSTVRVLRGPFAGLVGILERPTTRQERVRVLLSLLGRPTPVEVDILDLEEVS comes from the coding sequence GTGAGCTGCGCCTGGTATGCCGTTCAGACCAAGCCCCGGGCCGAGGAGCGCGTCTCGCGCTGGCTGCGCGAGCGTCACCACATTCGGGTCTTCCTGCCCAAGCTCGCCGTGCCCAAGTGGCGGCGCCAGCGACGCGTCACGGTCATCGAGACGCTCTTCCCGTCGTACCTGTTCGTGTGGATGTCGCTGGATCCGGGACCCTGGTACGCCGTGAAGTGGACGCCGGGGGTCCGGGCCATCGTCACCACCGGTGAGGTGCCGGTGCCTGTCCCCGACGAAGCCATCCATTTCCTGATGGATCGGTCGGTGGACGGCGGCGTGATCCCCTGGCAGCCGCGGTACCCGGCCGGGTCCACTGTGCGCGTGCTGCGCGGACCGTTTGCCGGCCTGGTGGGCATCCTGGAACGCCCCACCACCAGGCAGGAACGCGTCCGGGTGCTGCTGAGCCTCCTGGGCCGGCCGACGCCGGTGGAGGTGGACATCCTGGATCTCGAGGAGGTCTCCTGA
- a CDS encoding CpsD/CapB family tyrosine-protein kinase, with amino-acid sequence MSRNGFYTVTGMKQGSSFVEAYGLLVVNLILGHNGTPVHCLAVTAAREGDGATTTAVNIGLTLAQIGRATLLVEANLRTPAFEKVFKLKDGPGLVDVLTGAKPVKEAVRPTGTANLSVLTAGKPKGSPHALLDPRRIETLVQQLRQGYDFVVFDTAALLKYPDTLNLVRAVDGILLVVPVHDASGRTQQEMRRRLERVEAKVLGAVLNRVPPAQVAAVMG; translated from the coding sequence ATGAGCAGGAACGGGTTCTACACCGTTACGGGGATGAAGCAGGGGTCCTCGTTCGTCGAAGCCTACGGCTTGCTGGTGGTCAACCTGATCCTGGGGCACAACGGCACCCCGGTTCACTGCCTGGCCGTCACGGCGGCACGTGAGGGAGACGGGGCCACCACCACGGCGGTGAACATCGGGCTCACCCTGGCGCAGATCGGCCGTGCCACACTCCTGGTGGAGGCCAACCTGCGCACGCCAGCCTTTGAGAAAGTCTTCAAGCTGAAGGACGGTCCGGGCCTGGTTGACGTGCTGACCGGGGCGAAGCCGGTGAAGGAGGCCGTCCGGCCGACCGGAACCGCCAACCTGTCCGTGCTGACGGCCGGCAAGCCCAAGGGCTCTCCGCACGCACTGCTCGACCCCCGGCGGATCGAGACCCTGGTGCAGCAGCTGCGACAGGGATACGACTTCGTGGTCTTCGATACCGCGGCACTGTTGAAGTACCCGGACACCCTCAACCTGGTGAGGGCGGTGGATGGCATTCTCCTGGTGGTCCCGGTGCATGACGCCTCGGGACGGACTCAGCAGGAGATGCGCCGGCGGCTGGAGCGGGTTGAAGCCAAGGTGCTCGGGGCGGTGCTGAACCGCGTGCCACCGGCTCAGGTGGCGGCGGTCATGGGCTGA
- a CDS encoding FGGY family carbohydrate kinase, whose product MAPSPTILTLDLGTTALKAALFDLDGDVLAAAQSTFPTRRPRPGWAEQDAQAWWQATVTATRQVVRDAEASIRALAGVGLTSQREGVVPVDDRGEPVAACITWMDRRAQPEAEALGREFPDLHRRTGMRPEATFTAAKVRWLARHKPETLRRARWLLQPRDFLYYRLTGVVLTDPSLASRTMLFDLRTRAWAPDLVAAAGASPDQLPPVLPSLWAPGRLTAEAARALGLTERTPVLVGGGDRACEALGTGARPGRAMESTGTTTNLSLPAEGLPEVPDGILVSLHVVPGQVLLEQGLSASGAVLAWVRALTGLTDADLDEVVAHSPAGARGLRLLPHFHGARAPWWDPAARAVWSGFTLAHDRPDLVRSVLEAVACEVRGCLEVLRASGQRVEEVVLAGGGARSRVWAAIKAHTWRLPVLLPRVTEAASLGAMVLAAAGLGLRPLEEATTLNPPVGRIDPDPALAAQYDRVYAEHRALYQRMRDVRA is encoded by the coding sequence ATGGCCCCATCGCCCACGATCCTGACCCTCGACCTGGGGACGACCGCGCTCAAGGCCGCCCTCTTCGACCTCGATGGCGACGTGCTGGCGGCGGCGCAGTCCACCTTTCCCACGCGCCGGCCCCGCCCTGGGTGGGCGGAGCAGGACGCGCAGGCGTGGTGGCAGGCGACGGTGACCGCCACCCGCCAGGTGGTGCGAGACGCCGAAGCCTCTATCCGTGCCCTGGCAGGGGTCGGGCTCACCTCCCAGCGCGAGGGCGTGGTGCCGGTCGACGACCGGGGCGAGCCGGTGGCAGCGTGCATCACCTGGATGGACCGGCGCGCCCAGCCCGAGGCGGAAGCGCTCGGGCGCGAGTTCCCCGACCTCCACCGGCGCACCGGGATGCGGCCGGAGGCCACCTTCACCGCCGCCAAGGTGCGCTGGCTGGCCCGCCACAAGCCCGAGACGCTCCGCCGCGCCCGCTGGCTCCTCCAGCCGCGGGACTTCCTCTATTACCGGCTGACCGGCGTGGTCCTGACCGACCCCTCGCTGGCCTCGCGCACGATGCTCTTCGACCTGCGTACCCGCGCCTGGGCCCCCGACCTGGTGGCCGCGGCGGGAGCCTCACCAGACCAGCTCCCTCCCGTGCTGCCCTCCCTGTGGGCACCCGGGCGGCTGACCGCCGAGGCGGCGCGCGCGCTGGGCCTGACCGAGAGGACACCGGTCCTCGTCGGCGGCGGAGACCGGGCCTGCGAGGCGCTGGGTACCGGGGCCCGCCCGGGCCGGGCGATGGAGTCCACCGGCACCACCACCAACCTCTCCCTGCCTGCCGAGGGCCTGCCTGAGGTCCCCGACGGAATCCTCGTCTCCCTGCACGTCGTGCCGGGGCAGGTTCTGCTGGAGCAGGGGCTCAGCGCCTCCGGGGCGGTCCTGGCGTGGGTGCGGGCGCTCACGGGGCTGACCGACGCGGACCTGGACGAGGTGGTAGCGCACAGTCCTGCCGGCGCCCGCGGGTTGCGACTGCTCCCCCACTTCCACGGGGCGCGGGCCCCCTGGTGGGATCCTGCGGCGCGCGCGGTGTGGTCGGGCTTCACGCTGGCGCACGACCGCCCCGACCTGGTGCGCAGCGTGCTGGAGGCGGTGGCCTGCGAGGTGCGCGGCTGCCTCGAGGTGCTGCGCGCGAGCGGCCAGCGGGTGGAGGAGGTCGTGCTGGCGGGGGGTGGCGCCCGCAGCCGGGTCTGGGCGGCGATCAAGGCGCACACCTGGCGCCTCCCGGTGCTCCTGCCCCGGGTGACGGAGGCGGCCTCGCTGGGGGCCATGGTCCTGGCCGCGGCGGGGTTGGGGCTGCGCCCGCTGGAGGAAGCTACCACCCTCAACCCGCCGGTGGGGCGGATCGACCCGGATCCGGCGCTGGCGGCGCAGTACGACCGCGTCTACGCCGAGCACCGTGCCCTCTACCAGCGGATGCGTGACGTGCGGGCGTGA
- a CDS encoding 2-hydroxy-3-oxopropionate reductase, with protein sequence MPQTVGFIGLGIMGRPMARNLLRAGFRLVVHNRSRGPVEELVTQGALDGRSACGVAEAAEVVITMLPDTPDVRAVVLGPDGVLEGLRRGAIYVDMSTISPVATRELAEAVRAQGAVMLDAPVSGGEKGAIEGTLSIMVGGPEEAFREVLPVFQAMGKNIVRIGEVGAGQVAKACNQIVVAVTIQAVSEALTLARKAGVDPGRVREALLGGFAQSRILDLHGQRILERNFQPGFRARLHHKDLGIALETGKATGTPLWATALVHEIFGALRTRGMGDLDHSAVARLVEELAGLGDAGPQGVH encoded by the coding sequence ATGCCACAGACCGTCGGGTTCATCGGGTTGGGGATCATGGGGAGGCCCATGGCCCGCAACCTCCTCCGGGCGGGCTTCCGGCTCGTGGTGCACAACCGCAGCCGGGGACCGGTCGAGGAGCTGGTGACCCAGGGAGCGCTGGACGGCCGGTCGGCCTGCGGGGTGGCCGAGGCGGCCGAGGTCGTGATCACCATGCTGCCGGACACCCCTGACGTCCGGGCCGTGGTCCTGGGGCCCGACGGGGTGCTGGAGGGGTTGCGCCGCGGGGCCATCTACGTCGATATGAGTACCATCTCGCCTGTGGCCACCCGGGAGCTGGCCGAAGCGGTGCGGGCCCAGGGGGCTGTCATGCTGGACGCCCCCGTGAGCGGCGGTGAGAAGGGGGCGATCGAGGGGACGCTTTCCATTATGGTCGGAGGTCCCGAGGAGGCCTTCAGGGAGGTCCTGCCGGTCTTCCAGGCCATGGGCAAGAATATTGTGCGCATCGGGGAGGTGGGGGCCGGCCAGGTGGCCAAGGCCTGCAACCAGATCGTCGTGGCCGTGACCATCCAGGCGGTCAGCGAGGCGCTGACCCTGGCCCGCAAGGCGGGGGTGGACCCGGGCAGGGTGCGCGAGGCGCTGCTGGGGGGCTTCGCCCAGAGCCGCATCCTCGACCTGCACGGGCAGCGCATCCTGGAGCGCAACTTCCAGCCCGGCTTCCGAGCCCGGCTCCACCACAAGGACCTGGGGATCGCCCTGGAGACGGGGAAGGCCACAGGGACGCCGCTGTGGGCCACCGCGCTCGTCCACGAGATCTTCGGCGCGCTCCGGACCCGCGGCATGGGCGATTTGGACCACTCTGCCGTCGCCCGGCTCGTGGAAGAGCTGGCGGGGCTGGGGGACGCGGGGCCGCAGGGCGTCCACTGA
- a CDS encoding response regulator transcription factor has translation MRVLIVDDLTLVRQGIRALLSSAEGVEIVGEGGDASEALELALATSPDVVLMDQDMPGNPLEVTRTLKERLPGVEIIVMTDRLDETKALEAIEAGATGYILKDIPLTNLLAALRSVCNGRAFFHPEITRKLMQRLAHLAKDQRSRMRWESEGLTARELDILIELAKGSTDREIAAKLVVAEGTVKTHIRHILHKLGVRNRTQAVAYVLRKGLIR, from the coding sequence GTGCGTGTCCTCATCGTGGACGACCTCACCCTGGTGCGCCAGGGGATCCGTGCGCTGCTCAGCAGCGCCGAGGGCGTGGAGATCGTCGGCGAGGGTGGTGACGCTTCCGAGGCGCTGGAGCTGGCGCTCGCCACCTCGCCGGACGTCGTCCTGATGGACCAGGACATGCCCGGTAACCCTCTCGAGGTCACCCGCACGCTCAAGGAGCGGCTGCCGGGTGTGGAGATCATCGTCATGACCGACCGGCTCGACGAAACCAAGGCCCTGGAGGCCATCGAAGCCGGTGCCACGGGGTACATCCTCAAAGACATCCCGCTGACGAACCTGCTGGCCGCGCTCCGGTCGGTGTGCAACGGTCGGGCCTTCTTCCACCCCGAGATCACCCGCAAGCTGATGCAGCGGCTGGCCCACCTGGCCAAGGACCAGCGCTCCCGGATGCGCTGGGAGTCAGAGGGGCTCACCGCCCGGGAACTGGACATCCTCATCGAGCTGGCCAAGGGCAGCACTGACCGGGAGATTGCCGCCAAGCTGGTGGTGGCCGAAGGGACGGTGAAGACCCACATTCGCCACATCCTGCACAAGCTGGGGGTCCGCAACCGCACCCAGGCCGTCGCCTACGTCCTCCGCAAAGGCCTGATCCGCTAG